The sequence below is a genomic window from Candidatus Polarisedimenticolia bacterium.
TCTGAAGCCGGTGCGGGAGTGCCGGGCCCGGCGGCCGGGAAAATGGACTGGGTCCTCCAGCTTCCGACGGCGGATGTCTTGAAAGAGGAGGACGCGGTCCCCGTTCGGATTGCCGAGACCCCGTCCGCGCCGACCGCGGCGTCCCCCCGAGATCCCGGTTTTCCTGTCACCGCTGACAACGGACACCGACTACCGGTGCGCGGCGACGTCAATCAGTGGTACACCTCGACACTGGCGGCGCTGGGAACCGGAGCGCAGGCACCCGAATCGACCGGCCGCAGCACGGAGCTCCAGTTCGTGGGAGAGCTGCAGGGAAGAGGGAGCTGGGAGCTGCAAGGAATGGCCCGGACCCTTTCCACCGACGGCAGGCTCGCCGCGCAGTCGGGGAGCGAGACCGATCAAGGCTCCAACCGGGTCAAGCTCGCAATGAACTACCGCCTCACCCCCGCCGATTCGATCGACGTCCAGGCCCGCTTCGATCGGGATCGATACCGCGCCGAAGGTTTTCCCGGAGAGATTGCTCCGGCTGACCAGGAGGTACGCACTCTGGGTTATGCCGCGAATTACACGCGCAAGGTCAACGAGGCTCACCGATGGGGAGTCGGAACCGACATGGTGCGCGCCCAGGCCCGGATGCCGCAGCTTTCGACCAACCCGGTCCCGGCGCCGGACGCGGGGGATCTGACTGACTGGCGCTGGAGCGCGGCAGCCGACTACCAGGCCTCCTTGCCCCGCGACCATCGTATCTCGGTGGCCGCCAGGACCCGGATCTACCGCTATGAGATGAGAGACGAAGGGTGGGCAATCGCCCCGATCCAGGCCGGCGTCATCGAGGCGGGAGAGAGAGGTTGGTCGCTGTCGTTTTCGGGTGAGGACGCCTGGAAGGTTGCCGGCTCGGTTCAGCTCCTCCTTGGACTGGAGACGCATGCCTCCGAGGCCTGGGGGAGATCGGTGCTGCTGGTTCCGCGCGTCGGCGCGCGTCGCGAGAGCGACTCTTCCCTCGTGCAGGGATGGATCCTGGTGCGCGGCGCCGGGGGGGGCCCGGAGGAACCGGCGCAGGCAGGGAGCGACCTCCCCGGTTCGGCGCTGGGCTACCATGCCGAGGCCTCGCGGAGGTTCGAGGGAGCCTGGGTCGTGGGCGGCCACGTGCATCGCAACGCCCTGGTAGCCGAGATGCCGACGGGCGCGGGCGACCCGGCGACTCAGACCTTCCCCTCGGCCCTGCTTGCCGATCCCGGCTCTTGGACCCAGGAGATTGGCGTTTCCGTCAGCAAGGAGCTTCACGGCGTGCGCGGGACCCTCGAGTCGGATGGAGGGAAGGTCGTGGGCCGGGTCGGCAGCCTGCTGGGCGAAGCGCCGGTCCAGTCCCTTAGGGAGGGAAGCGCCCGCTATCTGACCCTGCGGGCGAGCGCCAGCGTTCTGAAGACCGACACGCGCCTTCATCTCGACTACACGAAGCTCGATGGCTCCGAGGCTGCCGGGGCGGAAGTCTCCTCGCAGGTCAATCTGGTCGTGTTTCAGCCTATTCCGATGATTTCCGACCGTGGGGCCGGCTCCTGGCGGGTTCTTTTCGGCTACCAGGGTGTGGCTCGTGAGGCCCATCCTCAGGAGGCGGCGTTGCCGGGTTCTGAAGGTCCCGGGAAGATCCACCGGTTCAGCGGCGGCGTGGGGGTGACGTTTTGAGCCGCGGACGGCGCTTTGCCTGCCTGCTGCCGGCGGCCTTCCTTGCCTATCTGGGCACCCTGAGCCTGATGCAGCGCGTCGCGAC
It includes:
- a CDS encoding carboxypeptidase-like regulatory domain-containing protein; amino-acid sequence: MLLLLVVSFPHLIQAAAAPSDLLLEPATAVLDLVGHGVPGVEVLVFPVGESDGPAAVLHTDSKGRFTLAALPAGSYMLALSKPGYRFHLARVNSALLSLLSIRLVSEAGAGVPGPAAGKMDWVLQLPTADVLKEEDAVPVRIAETPSAPTAASPRDPGFPVTADNGHRLPVRGDVNQWYTSTLAALGTGAQAPESTGRSTELQFVGELQGRGSWELQGMARTLSTDGRLAAQSGSETDQGSNRVKLAMNYRLTPADSIDVQARFDRDRYRAEGFPGEIAPADQEVRTLGYAANYTRKVNEAHRWGVGTDMVRAQARMPQLSTNPVPAPDAGDLTDWRWSAAADYQASLPRDHRISVAARTRIYRYEMRDEGWAIAPIQAGVIEAGERGWSLSFSGEDAWKVAGSVQLLLGLETHASEAWGRSVLLVPRVGARRESDSSLVQGWILVRGAGGGPEEPAQAGSDLPGSALGYHAEASRRFEGAWVVGGHVHRNALVAEMPTGAGDPATQTFPSALLADPGSWTQEIGVSVSKELHGVRGTLESDGGKVVGRVGSLLGEAPVQSLREGSARYLTLRASASVLKTDTRLHLDYTKLDGSEAAGAEVSSQVNLVVFQPIPMISDRGAGSWRVLFGYQGVAREAHPQEAALPGSEGPGKIHRFSGGVGVTF